The DNA segment ACTTTTATCATAGGAACTGAAGACATCAGGGTAGAAAAGGCATTGGAGGTCATCAGGGATAACTGTAAATCGCGTGACCAGCTGGTAGCACCTGTCTCCCCGATGGGAGGGAATGCGGATTCATATGTTCCTTACCCTGTGGAAGTAGAGGTTGGGGGAGCGACTGTATTCGTATTGCCTGTTGAGCAGTTTCATCAATTTTAACGGGAAATACCCGGAGGTTTAGCAAGAGATGAGATTAATCAGGATATGCGCCTTAACATAGATAAAGTCCGTCAGGATCAAAACAACAGCTAGGGGGCAGAATCAAGTTCAATGACCTTGTGCAGAATCAAGAACATAAATTGCAGCTTGAACAGCTGCAGCAATTAATGAAGGAAGTCGAGTCTGCCGGTGAGAGGCTTGCCCGGTCGAGGACGTTTAAGGACCTGGCCAAGTTCAAGACACTGGTTAAGCAGTTTGTAAAAGAAACTGTCAACTTTGGTATGGAGCTGAAGCACTCGCATAGCTCGAACCAATATGGTGAAGGCAGGTCACTGAAGCTTGTAGAAACAATTGATGAGAAGCTTGTCGAGTTGACAGAAGAGTTAATGGATAATAAAGATGAACAGATTGATATCCTCGGCAAAATGGGGGAAATCAACGGGCTGTTGATCAATTTATATACGTAAGTGAGTGATCGCATTGGCAAAGACGTGGGACGAGCTGGAGAGACTTCAGCCGAATGTTTTGAAGATGATAAAAAACAGCATCCTGAAAAATCGAATAGCCCATGCGTATTTATTTGAAGGAATGAGGGGCACTGGCAAAAAGGAGATTAGTATTCTTCTTGCCAAGAGCATCAATTGCCATGCTCCGGTTGATGGCTATAAACCTTGTGAAAGCTGCTTGAACTGCAAAAGGATCAACCATGGCAACCATCCGGATATCCATCTTGTCGAGCCTGATGGCCTGTCGATCAAGAAAGGGCAGATCCAGCAGCTTCAGGAGGAGTTTTCGAAAACAGGTGTAGAGTCAAAAAATAAGCTTTACACTATCGTCCATGCCGATCGGATGACGACAAATGCGGCGAACAGTTTGCTTAAGTTCCTTGAGGAACCGCATGCAGGAACTGTTGCCGTATTGATCACCGAGCAGGCACAGCAAATGCTGCCGACGATTTTGTCGAGATGCCAGTTGATCAATTTTACACCCTTATCTCCTAAAAATATGGCAGAACAATTGATAGCCATTGGGATACAACCGCAGATGGCACCGCTATTGGCCCAGTTAACCAATAATTTGGAAGAAGCTTTAGAGATAAGTAATGATGATTGGTTTGCACAAGCACAAAAAATAGTGTTAAAATTATATGAAGTGCTGAAGAAGAATTCACTTGAAGCTATGGTCGCGCTTCAAGAGAACTGGTTTATGCACTTTAAAGAGAAAGAACAAATCGATCGAGGTTTGGATTTATTACTTCTTATTTTTAAGGATTTACTATACATTCAGCTTGGCAAGAAAGACCAGGTTGTATTTCTAAGCGAAAGCTCACGTTTAGAACAATTTGCATTACAGACATCCGGACGGCGTCTTACCGAACAAATGGCAGCCATTCTGGAGGCGAAGAGGAAGCTGCATGCCAATATGAATCCCCAGCTGCTTATGGAAGAGCTGGTGTTAAAATTGCAGGAGGGATCTACACTTGTATGATGTAGTAGGTGTCCGCTTCAAGAAAGCGGGGAAGATTTATTATTTTGATCCCGGCGATCTCTCAATT comes from the Mesobacillus boroniphilus genome and includes:
- a CDS encoding cyclic-di-AMP receptor, whose amino-acid sequence is MKLILAVVQDQDSNRLSNALVDHNFRATKMASTGGFLKSGNTTFIIGTEDIRVEKALEVIRDNCKSRDQLVAPVSPMGGNADSYVPYPVEVEVGGATVFVLPVEQFHQF
- a CDS encoding YaaR family protein: MQNQEHKLQLEQLQQLMKEVESAGERLARSRTFKDLAKFKTLVKQFVKETVNFGMELKHSHSSNQYGEGRSLKLVETIDEKLVELTEELMDNKDEQIDILGKMGEINGLLINLYT
- the holB gene encoding DNA polymerase III subunit delta' — its product is MAKTWDELERLQPNVLKMIKNSILKNRIAHAYLFEGMRGTGKKEISILLAKSINCHAPVDGYKPCESCLNCKRINHGNHPDIHLVEPDGLSIKKGQIQQLQEEFSKTGVESKNKLYTIVHADRMTTNAANSLLKFLEEPHAGTVAVLITEQAQQMLPTILSRCQLINFTPLSPKNMAEQLIAIGIQPQMAPLLAQLTNNLEEALEISNDDWFAQAQKIVLKLYEVLKKNSLEAMVALQENWFMHFKEKEQIDRGLDLLLLIFKDLLYIQLGKKDQVVFLSESSRLEQFALQTSGRRLTEQMAAILEAKRKLHANMNPQLLMEELVLKLQEGSTLV